One window from the genome of Variovorax sp. PAMC26660 encodes:
- a CDS encoding LysR family transcriptional regulator, which yields MLSLSHPIQALLSRLKFRHLRVIQALGELETAAKVAEHLHVSPAAISKTLAEIEEIVGMPLFERGRRGMRATDIGKEMLEGSALLVGQLGRMAESLHSIREGTRGSFSMAFRSTLAHALIARAMCAYREALPDVDISVLEGGQTELIEQLDEGVLDLLFAYDDPRLLRKSLQNTPIVAAQKLVVVASATHPLLKRKRITAQVLSEQDWCIPSQGTRMLHHLQTAFRALDTPPPERGVRVSDVSVATQLLRASNFLAVYPEGIAVQLELAGAAKVLPFKLGCRLEAVVMVWNSALTSRAPAKAFRELVLKLAC from the coding sequence ATGCTTTCTCTTTCCCATCCAATCCAGGCGTTGCTGTCCCGCCTGAAATTTCGCCACTTGCGGGTCATCCAGGCACTGGGCGAACTGGAGACGGCCGCGAAAGTTGCGGAACATCTGCACGTGAGTCCCGCCGCCATTTCAAAGACCTTGGCCGAGATCGAAGAGATCGTGGGCATGCCGTTGTTCGAGAGAGGACGCCGCGGCATGCGGGCTACCGACATCGGAAAAGAAATGCTCGAAGGTTCGGCGCTTCTGGTCGGGCAGCTGGGGCGCATGGCCGAGTCGCTGCATTCCATTCGCGAGGGAACACGAGGCTCCTTCAGCATGGCCTTTCGCTCCACATTGGCCCATGCCCTCATTGCGCGGGCCATGTGTGCCTATCGCGAAGCACTTCCGGATGTCGACATCAGCGTCCTCGAAGGAGGACAGACGGAGCTGATCGAGCAACTCGACGAAGGCGTGCTTGACTTGCTCTTTGCCTACGACGATCCCCGCTTGTTGCGAAAGTCGCTGCAGAACACGCCCATCGTTGCAGCGCAGAAATTGGTCGTGGTTGCCAGCGCCACGCATCCGTTGCTCAAGCGGAAGCGAATCACGGCGCAAGTGCTCAGCGAGCAGGACTGGTGCATCCCGTCGCAGGGAACACGGATGCTTCATCACCTCCAAACAGCATTTCGAGCGCTCGATACGCCGCCGCCGGAACGCGGTGTGCGAGTCAGCGATGTATCCGTAGCGACTCAGCTCCTGCGGGCGTCGAATTTTCTCGCGGTGTACCCGGAGGGAATTGCTGTGCAGTTGGAGCTTGCAGGGGCGGCGAAGGTGCTGCCGTTCAAGCTCGGATGTCGACTCGAGGCTGTAGTGATGGTCTGGAACAGTGCACTGACGTCGCGTGCACCCGCCAAGGCTTTTCGCGAGTTGGTCTTGAAGTTGGCTTGCTGA
- a CDS encoding tripartite tricarboxylate transporter substrate-binding protein, with protein sequence MKHTLNFLRKLASAFATVLVLGLPCGAVNAGNADAPTRIIIGFAPGGALDALTRLLAERLRTSLGEIILVENKPGASGRMALEAVKRAPPDGKTILITASSPIVMYPLTYKRLPYDPDKDLAPVANLADVPMVVSTSPDQPYKTMPEYVAWVKRHPESPGVGLVALGGGTHFGTLSLAKSINVPLTPAAYRGGAPMLSDVMGGMLPIGIDAVATQFGLYKAGKLRYLGVLGSKRTALLPDIPTLKEAGVPGFDAVTNWYAAFVPAGTPSATVGRLEKAMIEAVMEPGFRAKLAELGMESSGRPASEVRKLIQAERAQWKPIVEASGFTADE encoded by the coding sequence ATGAAGCACACACTCAACTTTCTGCGCAAGCTTGCGAGCGCTTTCGCAACGGTGCTCGTTCTCGGTCTGCCATGTGGCGCTGTCAACGCAGGCAATGCCGACGCACCGACTCGCATCATCATTGGGTTCGCACCAGGCGGCGCATTGGATGCGCTCACGCGACTGCTTGCCGAGAGGCTGCGTACCTCGCTCGGTGAAATCATCCTGGTGGAAAACAAACCCGGTGCATCGGGCCGAATGGCACTCGAAGCCGTGAAGCGGGCCCCACCCGACGGAAAGACCATCCTCATTACGGCCAGCTCCCCCATCGTCATGTACCCGCTGACGTACAAGCGCTTGCCATATGACCCGGACAAGGACCTTGCACCTGTGGCGAATCTCGCGGACGTGCCGATGGTGGTGTCCACCAGTCCGGACCAGCCCTACAAGACGATGCCGGAATACGTCGCGTGGGTGAAGCGCCATCCGGAGTCCCCGGGCGTCGGATTGGTTGCACTTGGCGGCGGTACGCACTTCGGCACTCTCTCGCTGGCAAAAAGCATCAACGTGCCATTGACGCCGGCGGCGTATCGCGGTGGCGCACCTATGCTCAGTGACGTCATGGGCGGCATGCTGCCGATTGGCATCGATGCCGTGGCAACCCAGTTCGGGCTTTACAAGGCCGGGAAGCTGCGCTACCTGGGCGTGTTGGGGTCCAAGCGCACTGCGTTGCTGCCCGACATCCCAACGCTCAAGGAGGCCGGGGTTCCCGGGTTCGATGCAGTGACGAATTGGTATGCCGCGTTCGTGCCGGCCGGAACGCCCAGTGCGACGGTGGGTCGCCTGGAGAAGGCAATGATCGAGGCCGTGATGGAGCCTGGCTTTCGCGCAAAGCTGGCCGAGTTGGGCATGGAGTCCTCGGGCCGGCCCGCCTCCGAGGTGCGCAAGCTCATCCAAGCGGAGCGCGCCCAGTGGAAGCCCATCGTGGAAGCTTCGGGATTCACTGCCGATGAGTGA
- a CDS encoding fumarate hydratase, whose translation MAIDSATLQRVTAQLYERSLKKIPDDTRAVLQRAETAETGTTGKHTLKIMLQSADAAQQGNELVCTDVGIPTYSIKIGTRVQFDGPVREAITRGFADLVQHIDPPILKMVTNPLTHARSYAGKDMPLLSFDVIDDADYMEIVCAPKAMGTGRWEAIDAFVYPTLEQIERFVLDTVLRAGSQPCLPIVVGVGIGGTFDYAARLAKESVLRPFGRTNPEPILAAMEKRLLDAINGMGFGPMGTGGDASAMAVHIDYAASHGFVPVAVCFNCWINRRTAARIYNDGRVEDLNW comes from the coding sequence ATGGCCATCGACAGTGCCACTCTTCAACGAGTGACGGCGCAGCTCTACGAGCGCTCCCTGAAAAAAATTCCCGACGACACACGTGCCGTGCTCCAGCGCGCGGAAACCGCCGAGACCGGCACCACGGGCAAGCACACGCTGAAGATCATGTTGCAGAGCGCGGACGCCGCGCAGCAGGGCAACGAACTGGTGTGCACCGACGTCGGCATTCCCACCTACAGCATCAAGATCGGCACGCGCGTGCAGTTCGACGGCCCGGTGCGCGAGGCCATCACGCGCGGCTTTGCCGACCTAGTGCAGCACATCGACCCGCCGATCCTCAAGATGGTGACCAACCCGCTCACGCATGCGCGCAGCTATGCCGGCAAGGACATGCCGCTGCTGAGCTTCGACGTGATCGATGACGCCGACTACATGGAAATCGTCTGCGCGCCCAAGGCCATGGGCACCGGCCGGTGGGAAGCCATCGACGCCTTCGTGTACCCGACGCTGGAGCAGATCGAGAGGTTCGTGCTCGACACCGTGCTGCGCGCGGGCTCGCAGCCCTGCCTGCCCATCGTGGTCGGCGTGGGCATCGGCGGCACCTTCGACTACGCGGCGCGGCTGGCCAAGGAATCGGTGCTGCGCCCCTTCGGCCGCACCAACCCCGAGCCCATCCTCGCTGCCATGGAAAAGCGCCTGCTGGACGCCATCAACGGCATGGGCTTCGGCCCCATGGGCACTGGCGGCGACGCCAGCGCGATGGCGGTGCACATCGACTACGCGGCGAGCCACGGCTTCGTGCCGGTCGCGGTGTGCTTCAACTGCTGGATCAACCGCCGCACCGCTGCGCGCATCTACAACGACGGCCGCGTCGAAGACCTGAACTGGTAG
- a CDS encoding DNA-binding transcriptional regulator has product MASFTPIRAVERAIDVLAALNRSPVCTLDTLHRQTGIPKPTLVRLLETLQGKGLVTRAPQYGAYSLTSGVRQLSSGYHGEPRLVEASMRPMDELTRKFKWPIALAVPDYDAVVIRYSTIPSSPLSLLHSSINMRLSFMTRALGRVYLAACTAQECRALLDILKVSDDPEDAVASHPRTVQAMLRQIRQQGYALRVPSVRPVSNTLAVPIFEGRRVVASAGLTWIASAVSEEQAVKKFLPPMQEMAQRIRERLSAL; this is encoded by the coding sequence ATGGCATCCTTCACCCCCATCCGCGCCGTCGAGCGCGCCATCGACGTGCTGGCCGCGCTCAACCGTTCCCCCGTCTGCACGCTCGACACGCTGCACCGCCAGACGGGCATTCCCAAGCCCACGCTGGTGCGCCTGCTCGAAACGCTGCAAGGCAAGGGGCTGGTGACGCGGGCGCCGCAGTACGGCGCCTACAGCCTGACCTCGGGCGTACGGCAGTTGTCTTCGGGCTATCACGGCGAGCCGCGCCTGGTCGAAGCCTCGATGCGCCCCATGGACGAACTGACGCGCAAGTTCAAGTGGCCGATCGCTCTCGCGGTGCCCGACTACGACGCGGTCGTGATCCGCTACAGCACGATTCCCAGTTCGCCGCTGTCGCTGCTGCATTCCAGCATCAACATGCGCCTGAGCTTCATGACGCGCGCGCTCGGACGCGTCTACCTCGCGGCCTGCACGGCGCAGGAGTGCCGCGCGCTGCTCGACATCCTCAAGGTGTCGGACGACCCGGAAGACGCGGTGGCCAGTCATCCGCGTACCGTGCAGGCGATGCTGCGGCAGATCCGCCAGCAGGGCTATGCGTTGCGCGTGCCCAGCGTCAGGCCGGTCTCGAACACGCTGGCCGTGCCCATCTTCGAAGGGCGCAGGGTCGTGGCCAGCGCTGGGCTCACGTGGATCGCCTCCGCCGTCAGCGAAGAACAGGCGGTGAAGAAATTCCTGCCGCCGATGCAGGAGATGGCCCAGCGCATCAGGGAGCGGCTCAGCGCACTTTAG
- a CDS encoding Bug family tripartite tricarboxylate transporter substrate binding protein yields MNRRHWLGASLGAIGAVSAVGAGVAASLSPVAAWAASGAWPNRPIRMVVPFPPGGSTDMVARYLAQGLGERLGTSVIVDNRAGAAGNIGTDAVAKAAPDGYTIGLVTSGPLVNNKFLYKSMPFDGDKDLTPIALVCEIPMVFVSNPEQLKARNLKEFIEAAKAKPSAFSVATPGNGTIGHLALADLSQTTGVRLQDVPYRGDTPALTDLLGGVVQAISAPVSTFIPNIQAGKLRGLAVTSSTRFPGLPDVPTAKEQGIDQTATVWFAMVGPAGMPAPMVQRLNAEINRLLESPQGKSKLQQYGGVVASGAPELLRKRIEADGQKWQRVIKTAQIKLD; encoded by the coding sequence ATGAACAGGAGACATTGGCTCGGCGCGAGCCTGGGCGCCATCGGCGCAGTGAGCGCAGTTGGCGCGGGCGTGGCCGCAAGCCTTTCGCCGGTGGCCGCATGGGCTGCGAGCGGCGCGTGGCCGAACCGGCCCATCCGCATGGTCGTGCCTTTCCCGCCCGGCGGCAGCACCGACATGGTGGCGCGCTATCTGGCGCAAGGCCTCGGCGAGCGCCTGGGCACGTCCGTCATCGTCGACAACCGTGCCGGCGCGGCCGGCAACATCGGCACCGACGCGGTGGCCAAGGCCGCGCCCGACGGCTACACCATCGGCCTCGTCACCTCGGGCCCGCTGGTGAACAACAAGTTCCTCTACAAGTCGATGCCCTTCGACGGTGACAAGGACCTGACGCCGATCGCGCTGGTCTGCGAGATCCCGATGGTCTTCGTCAGCAACCCCGAGCAACTGAAGGCGCGCAACCTCAAGGAGTTCATCGAGGCGGCCAAGGCCAAGCCTTCCGCGTTCTCGGTTGCCACGCCCGGCAACGGCACCATCGGCCACCTGGCCCTGGCCGACCTGTCGCAGACGACCGGCGTGCGCCTGCAGGACGTGCCTTATCGCGGCGACACCCCCGCGCTCACCGACCTGCTGGGTGGCGTGGTGCAGGCGATTTCGGCGCCGGTGTCCACCTTCATTCCGAACATTCAGGCGGGCAAGCTGCGCGGGCTGGCGGTGACCTCCAGCACGCGCTTTCCCGGCCTGCCCGACGTGCCGACCGCGAAGGAGCAAGGCATCGACCAGACGGCCACCGTGTGGTTCGCGATGGTCGGGCCGGCCGGCATGCCGGCGCCCATGGTGCAGCGGCTCAATGCCGAGATCAACCGGCTGCTCGAATCCCCGCAGGGCAAGAGCAAGCTGCAGCAGTACGGCGGTGTGGTCGCGAGCGGGGCGCCCGAGCTGCTGCGCAAGCGCATCGAGGCCGACGGCCAGAAGTGGCAGCGCGTGATCAAGACCGCGCAGATCAAGCTCGACTGA
- a CDS encoding fumarate hydratase C-terminal domain-containing protein, whose protein sequence is MFHKLELPLSRDKVRELAVGDMVTLDGDITVSIGLPTHQRMAQAVADGQALPVDLRGGAFFHLSTFVQETADGPVPLYMNPSTSTRYNAWMPSLVRGLDLRLTGGKGGLDAACVQALRDTGCVYLSFLGGGAPLLSRGLRRVVSSHWNEYISQFRLLTLNVASLGPATVAIDAHGNSLYDQLRDQAQARMPQLLQRLETDRKASL, encoded by the coding sequence ATGTTCCACAAGCTCGAACTTCCCCTCTCGCGCGACAAAGTGCGTGAACTTGCGGTCGGCGACATGGTGACGCTGGACGGCGACATCACCGTCAGCATCGGCCTGCCGACACACCAGCGCATGGCGCAGGCCGTGGCCGACGGCCAGGCGCTGCCGGTCGACCTGCGCGGCGGCGCCTTCTTCCATCTGAGCACCTTCGTGCAAGAGACCGCCGATGGCCCCGTGCCGCTCTACATGAACCCGAGCACCAGCACGCGCTACAACGCGTGGATGCCGTCGCTGGTGCGCGGGCTCGACCTGCGGCTGACCGGCGGCAAGGGCGGCCTCGACGCGGCCTGCGTGCAGGCGCTGCGCGACACCGGCTGCGTCTACCTGTCCTTCCTCGGCGGCGGTGCACCGCTGCTGTCGCGCGGACTGCGCCGCGTGGTGTCGTCCCACTGGAACGAATACATCTCGCAGTTCCGCCTGCTGACGTTGAACGTCGCCTCGCTCGGTCCCGCCACGGTGGCAATCGACGCGCACGGCAACAGTCTCTACGACCAGTTGCGCGATCAGGCGCAGGCGCGCATGCCGCAACTGCTGCAGCGTCTGGAAACGGACCGCAAGGCATCCCTTTAG
- a CDS encoding HpcH/HpaI aldolase family protein produces MNNSSTSAAQLGTFVKTGSPQTVEVLGTTGLDFVVVDAEHAPFDRALLDLMVMGGRAARIPVFIRIPEINPAVILSCLDIGAAGLLVPHVDTAEQAREVVAMARYRGGRRGYSGGPRFAGYASLGMTEALRLGDQAQIICQIESAQAVEEAQAIADVPGVAGLFVGRADLALSMGLDDPRAPEVLQATRVALQAATRAGKLAGMHVGGTPEREQFMAEGANWFVVSSDQTLLRQAVQAFAGPPKVR; encoded by the coding sequence ATGAACAACAGCAGCACAAGCGCCGCGCAACTCGGCACCTTCGTCAAGACCGGATCGCCGCAGACGGTCGAGGTGCTTGGCACCACCGGGCTCGACTTCGTCGTGGTCGACGCCGAGCACGCGCCCTTCGACCGCGCCCTGCTCGACCTGATGGTGATGGGCGGCCGCGCCGCGCGCATCCCGGTGTTCATCCGCATCCCCGAGATCAACCCTGCGGTGATTCTTTCCTGCCTCGACATCGGCGCCGCCGGCTTGCTGGTGCCGCATGTCGACACCGCCGAACAGGCGCGCGAGGTGGTGGCCATGGCGCGCTACCGGGGCGGGCGGCGCGGCTACTCGGGCGGGCCGCGCTTTGCCGGCTACGCGAGCCTGGGCATGACGGAGGCGCTGCGCCTGGGCGACCAGGCGCAGATCATTTGCCAGATCGAGAGCGCGCAGGCCGTCGAAGAGGCGCAGGCGATTGCCGACGTGCCGGGCGTGGCCGGCCTGTTCGTCGGCCGTGCCGACCTGGCGCTGTCGATGGGGCTGGACGATCCGCGCGCGCCCGAGGTGCTGCAGGCCACGCGCGTGGCGCTGCAGGCGGCTACGCGGGCCGGCAAGCTCGCGGGCATGCACGTGGGCGGCACGCCCGAGCGTGAACAGTTCATGGCCGAGGGCGCCAACTGGTTCGTCGTTTCTTCCGACCAGACCTTGCTGAGGCAGGCCGTGCAGGCCTTCGCCGGGCCGCCTAAAGTGCGCTGA
- a CDS encoding M81 family metallopeptidase, protein MHFVIAMMRHETNTFSPVATPLASFNRGSRTEGPAFGEAAVQGCEGTNTAAAAFIDMARKQGDSFVMPLLANAVPSGVVTAEAFALMCEAILKEVHKGCDAVLLDLHGAMVVESHDDAEGELLYRIRTIAPNVPIAVALDLHANFSEAMVANATTIAGYCTYPHIDIYETGVRAARTLMAALRGEVRPVILRRTLPMLTHTLRHSPREQPMKDIMDRAMAAEREGEVLSASVFGGFPLSDIPHVGFTLLVVADADRQDPAQRLLDELETMAWSRRADFVFPLESMVESLRFAKSLEDGPIVLADHGDNCASGGTTDQMMVLAEVMRQGLADVVAGPFCDPAAVAEMITAGVGQEITVAVGGKIDSPALNLRGHPLQLTGRVKTITDGIFQVTGPMFTGMQVRLGRVAVLETKGVLVVVCEKPQEPYDTGVFTHAGIDPTRKKYILLKSRQHFRAGFEPIARHIVLVAGFGVCSSDLSSFPYKNLPRPIYPLDADVELKKAILPQPREGIPR, encoded by the coding sequence ATGCACTTTGTGATTGCCATGATGCGGCACGAAACCAATACCTTTTCACCCGTGGCGACGCCGCTCGCCTCGTTCAATCGGGGGTCGAGAACCGAAGGGCCTGCGTTCGGCGAGGCGGCGGTTCAGGGGTGCGAAGGCACCAACACGGCTGCGGCCGCCTTCATCGACATGGCACGCAAGCAAGGGGACAGCTTTGTCATGCCCTTGCTGGCCAACGCCGTGCCGAGCGGCGTCGTGACCGCAGAGGCGTTTGCGCTCATGTGCGAGGCCATCCTGAAGGAGGTCCACAAAGGGTGCGACGCCGTTCTTCTCGATCTGCATGGCGCCATGGTGGTCGAGAGTCACGACGACGCCGAGGGCGAATTGCTCTACCGCATTCGGACCATCGCACCGAACGTTCCGATCGCGGTGGCGCTGGACCTGCATGCGAACTTCAGCGAGGCGATGGTGGCCAATGCGACCACGATCGCCGGTTACTGCACCTACCCCCACATCGACATCTACGAGACCGGCGTGCGTGCCGCGCGCACGCTGATGGCCGCCTTGAGAGGCGAGGTGCGGCCGGTCATCCTCCGTCGAACCTTGCCCATGCTCACGCACACGCTGCGGCACTCGCCACGGGAGCAACCCATGAAGGACATCATGGACCGCGCAATGGCGGCCGAGCGCGAAGGGGAAGTCCTCAGTGCCTCGGTGTTCGGCGGCTTTCCCCTGTCGGATATTCCCCATGTCGGCTTCACCTTGCTTGTCGTCGCCGATGCAGATCGGCAGGACCCCGCGCAGCGGCTGCTCGACGAACTGGAAACGATGGCATGGAGCCGGCGCGCCGATTTCGTGTTTCCCCTGGAGTCGATGGTGGAATCGCTGCGGTTCGCCAAGTCGCTCGAAGACGGTCCGATCGTGCTGGCCGACCATGGCGACAACTGCGCGTCAGGTGGCACGACCGACCAGATGATGGTGCTGGCCGAGGTCATGCGCCAAGGGCTTGCCGATGTCGTGGCTGGCCCCTTTTGCGATCCCGCCGCCGTTGCCGAAATGATCACCGCCGGCGTTGGCCAGGAGATCACGGTGGCCGTCGGCGGCAAGATCGACAGCCCGGCGCTCAATCTGCGAGGGCACCCTCTCCAACTGACCGGTCGCGTGAAGACCATCACCGATGGCATCTTCCAGGTCACCGGCCCGATGTTCACGGGAATGCAGGTCAGGTTGGGCCGCGTTGCCGTCCTGGAGACGAAAGGCGTCCTTGTCGTGGTCTGCGAGAAGCCGCAGGAGCCCTACGACACGGGGGTGTTCACGCACGCGGGCATAGACCCCACGCGCAAGAAATACATCCTGCTCAAGTCGCGGCAACATTTCCGGGCTGGCTTTGAACCCATTGCAAGACACATCGTGCTGGTCGCCGGGTTCGGCGTGTGCAGCTCCGATCTCAGCAGCTTTCCGTACAAGAACCTGCCGCGTCCCATCTATCCACTGGATGCGGACGTCGAGCTGAAAAAAGCAATCCTCCCGCAACCTCGCGAAGGCATTCCTCGATGA
- a CDS encoding porin: MRIFAIGLAATGLAGAACAQSSITLFGVVDAGISGYSNKSTDPRTATLANPFYLNQGSRTASQRVLSNSGLASSRVGFRGTEDLGGGLAASFWLESSITNDSGQEGIQSFARRSTVSLSGGFGEIRLGRDINATFTNDFVFDPLGVNGVGVNLIYRAGTAMSKMGVPQAPGVSAVLANAYARSSNMVAYFLPANLGGFYGQVQYAFNEKNHTSPGALTPAATDTRSGRFTGGRFGYERGPLNVALALSRNTLLSDYLAGTTLRQDTVNLGAAYDLGPAKLFGEVSRIKNRTIVTGLAAGTSSDVDLTGVMFGVNVPVGPGVIRASYAKVKYDYNRPFSSTPDPKASQIALSYVHNLSKRTALYASVARIDNKNGAALSVGGPSYVLGAFSPKRSTGYDLGLRHAF, encoded by the coding sequence ATGAGGATTTTTGCGATAGGCCTTGCAGCCACCGGGCTTGCCGGTGCGGCGTGCGCCCAATCTTCGATCACGCTGTTCGGCGTGGTCGATGCCGGCATCAGCGGCTATTCGAACAAGTCGACGGATCCCAGAACGGCCACGCTGGCCAATCCGTTCTACCTGAACCAGGGCAGCCGCACCGCCAGCCAGCGCGTGCTGTCGAATTCGGGCCTCGCGTCCAGCCGCGTCGGCTTTCGCGGCACCGAGGATCTGGGCGGCGGACTGGCTGCGAGCTTCTGGCTCGAATCGTCGATCACGAACGACTCGGGGCAGGAAGGCATCCAGAGTTTTGCGCGCCGCTCGACGGTCAGCCTGTCCGGCGGCTTCGGCGAGATCCGGCTGGGCCGGGACATCAACGCGACCTTCACCAACGATTTCGTGTTCGACCCGCTCGGCGTCAACGGTGTGGGCGTCAACCTGATCTATCGCGCCGGCACGGCGATGAGCAAGATGGGCGTGCCGCAAGCGCCGGGCGTGTCCGCCGTGCTGGCCAACGCCTATGCGCGCAGCAGCAACATGGTGGCTTACTTCCTGCCGGCGAACCTGGGCGGTTTCTACGGACAGGTGCAGTACGCCTTCAATGAAAAGAACCACACCTCGCCCGGCGCCCTGACGCCCGCTGCGACCGACACGCGCTCGGGCCGCTTCACCGGCGGGCGCTTCGGCTACGAGCGGGGGCCGCTGAACGTGGCGCTGGCCCTCAGCCGCAACACGCTGCTGAGCGACTACCTCGCGGGCACCACGCTGCGACAAGACACCGTCAACCTCGGCGCCGCATACGACCTGGGCCCGGCGAAGCTCTTCGGCGAGGTGTCGCGCATCAAGAACCGGACGATCGTCACCGGCCTGGCTGCCGGCACATCGTCCGACGTCGATCTCACGGGTGTGATGTTCGGCGTCAACGTGCCGGTGGGTCCGGGCGTGATCCGGGCGTCGTATGCGAAGGTGAAGTACGACTACAACCGTCCGTTCAGCAGCACGCCGGACCCGAAGGCGAGCCAGATCGCGTTGAGCTACGTGCACAACCTGTCCAAGCGCACCGCGCTGTATGCGAGCGTTGCGCGCATCGACAACAAGAACGGCGCGGCGCTGTCCGTGGGTGGCCCGAGCTATGTGTTGGGCGCTTTTTCGCCCAAGCGCTCGACCGGCTATGACCTGGGGCTTCGCCATGCCTTCTGA
- a CDS encoding flavin reductase family protein, translated as MLFIDPENTPDFKRTLFNAIVAPRPIGWISTMSPEGRVNLAPFSHFNLVSTAPPVVIFSCNAPADRHEKDTITNVRATGEFVTNLVTWELRDAMNISSLDAPYGTDEFELAGLEKAPSQKVRPPRVARSPASMECKLLRIVQIEPQGPGDTVSNVVFGRVVGIHLDPEFVEPNGRFDVARTLPLTRLGGNQYASVGPLVELSRPSPRRD; from the coding sequence ATGCTTTTCATCGACCCCGAAAACACACCCGATTTCAAGCGCACGCTTTTCAACGCCATCGTGGCGCCACGGCCCATCGGCTGGATCAGCACGATGAGCCCCGAAGGCCGGGTCAACCTCGCGCCGTTCTCGCACTTCAACCTGGTCTCGACGGCGCCGCCGGTGGTGATCTTTTCCTGCAATGCGCCGGCCGACCGGCACGAGAAGGACACCATCACCAACGTGCGCGCGACCGGCGAGTTCGTCACCAACCTCGTGACCTGGGAGCTGCGCGATGCCATGAACATCAGCTCGCTCGACGCACCCTACGGCACCGACGAGTTCGAGCTTGCGGGCCTGGAGAAGGCGCCGAGCCAGAAGGTGCGGCCGCCGCGCGTGGCGCGTTCGCCGGCGAGCATGGAATGCAAGCTGCTGCGCATCGTGCAGATCGAGCCGCAGGGGCCGGGCGACACGGTCAGCAACGTGGTGTTCGGCCGCGTGGTCGGCATCCACCTCGACCCGGAATTCGTCGAGCCGAACGGCCGCTTCGACGTGGCGCGCACGCTGCCGCTCACGCGGCTGGGCGGCAACCAGTACGCATCGGTCGGCCCGCTGGTGGAGCTTTCGCGACCGAGCCCGCGGCGTGACTGA
- a CDS encoding ketopantoate reductase family protein: MRSPSSTQPLRIAVIGAGAIGGHFAARLAEAGHSVTVLDRGATLDAIQKHGLRYASGSEPQRSIAVRAAASPLEMESPELVVLALKSHVLPTVVPTLSPLLQGGATVLPIGNGLPWWYFLVPGKPLSGLRLRRVDPEGAIERTIDMQQVLGGSVMASCHCPEPGSVVHSSGGRVSIGEPAGGNSARVQHWAGVLADAGLGAVVSDDIRSELWLKLLGNACANPLSLLTGVTTDRMLDDGPMRQLFERMMNECITLGRSLGLTIQTDATQRMAQTRKLGAIKTSMLQDLEAGRSVELDAILGAALESASALQQQVPQLESAFALACMRAQQAGLYMPGVAGP; the protein is encoded by the coding sequence ATGCGTTCCCCCTCCAGCACGCAGCCCTTGCGCATCGCGGTCATCGGCGCGGGGGCCATCGGCGGCCACTTCGCGGCGCGGCTCGCAGAGGCTGGGCACTCGGTCACCGTGCTCGACCGCGGTGCCACGCTGGATGCGATTCAAAAACATGGCCTGCGCTACGCGAGCGGCTCGGAACCGCAGCGAAGCATCGCCGTTCGGGCCGCGGCATCACCACTGGAGATGGAGTCGCCTGAACTCGTGGTGCTGGCGCTCAAGTCGCATGTGCTGCCGACCGTGGTGCCCACGCTGTCGCCCCTCTTGCAAGGAGGCGCCACGGTGCTGCCAATCGGCAATGGCTTGCCATGGTGGTACTTCCTGGTGCCCGGCAAGCCACTGTCGGGTCTGCGCCTGCGCAGGGTCGATCCCGAAGGGGCCATCGAAAGAACCATCGACATGCAACAGGTGCTTGGTGGCAGCGTGATGGCCTCCTGTCATTGCCCGGAGCCTGGCTCCGTGGTGCACAGCTCCGGCGGCCGCGTATCCATCGGGGAGCCCGCCGGAGGGAACAGCGCACGCGTGCAGCACTGGGCCGGCGTGCTGGCCGATGCCGGGCTTGGCGCGGTCGTGAGCGACGACATCCGCAGCGAGCTTTGGCTCAAGCTTCTGGGCAATGCCTGCGCCAATCCACTGAGCCTGCTGACCGGTGTGACGACCGACCGGATGCTGGACGATGGTCCGATGCGGCAACTCTTTGAACGCATGATGAACGAGTGCATCACGCTCGGCCGGAGCCTGGGTCTGACGATCCAGACCGATGCGACGCAGCGCATGGCGCAGACACGCAAGCTCGGTGCGATCAAGACCTCGATGCTGCAGGACCTGGAGGCCGGGCGCAGCGTGGAACTCGACGCGATCCTCGGTGCCGCGCTCGAAAGCGCATCGGCCCTGCAGCAGCAGGTGCCGCAGTTGGAGAGCGCCTTCGCGCTGGCCTGCATGCGCGCGCAGCAGGCCGGTCTGTACATGCCTGGCGTTGCGGGTCCTTGA